In the genome of Euleptes europaea isolate rEulEur1 chromosome 7, rEulEur1.hap1, whole genome shotgun sequence, one region contains:
- the SOCS5 gene encoding suppressor of cytokine signaling 5 codes for MGKVGKMWNSFKYRCQNLFNPESGNRNEHVDVNSNSSSVKDKSVFAPDTTEQQPSSPLRDVSLQLSPNPSRNSSRKNQNCATEIPQIVEISIEKENDLGVATGTRLARRDSYSRHAPWGGKKKHSCSTKTQSSLENDKRFGRSRLQRRERRYGVSSVHDTDSVSSRTIGSRSLRQRLQDTVGLCFPVRTYSKQSKPLFSNKRKIHLSELMLEKCPFPAGSDLAQKWHLIKQHTAPVSPHSALFDAFDPSVASTEDEEDRLRERRRLSIEEGVDPPPNAQIHTFEAMAQVNPLYKLGPKLAPGMSELTGDSNSTPQGSCALEEDTTTLCLQSRRQKQRQTSGDSHSHISRQGAWKVHTQIDYIHCLVPDLLQITGNPCYWGVMDRYEAEALLEGKPEGTFLLRDSAQEDYLFSVSFRRYNRSLHARIEQWNHNFSFDAHDPCVFHSSTVTGLLEHYKDPSSCMFFEPLLTVSLNRSFPFSLQYICRSVICRYTTYDGIDCLPLPAMLQDFLKEYHYKQKVRVRWLEREPIKIK; via the coding sequence ATGGGGAAAGTGGGGAAGATGTGGAACAGCTTCAAATATAGATGCCAGAATCTCTTTAATCCTGAAAGTGGAAACCGAAATGAACATGTAGATGTGAACTCCAATAGTTCATCAGTTAAAGATAAAAGTGTATTTGCACCTGATACCACTGAGCAGCAACCAAGCAGCCCTTTAAGAGATGTTTCTTTACAACTGAGTCCAAATCCTTCGAGAAATTCTTCAAGAAAAAATCAAAACTGTGCCACTGAAATTCCACAGATCGTAGAAATAAGCATCGAGAAAGAAAATGATTTGGGTGTTGCCACCGGAACTAGACTTGCACGGAGGGATTCATACTCGCGGCATGCGCCctggggtgggaagaagaagcatTCCTGCTCTACAAAAACACAGAGCTCTTTGGAGAATGATAAAAGGTTTGGCCGTTCACGCTTGCAAAGGCGGGAGAGGAGATACGGTGTGAGCTCAGTTCATGACACAGACAGTGTCTCAAGCAGGACCATCGGGAGCCGTTCTTTACGGCAGAGACTGCAGGATACTGTTGGCTTATGTTTCCCCGTTAGAACTTACAGCAAACAATCCAAACCTCTCTTTTCTAATAAAAGAAAGATCCATCTTTCTGAACTAATGCTAGAAAAATGCCCcttccctgctggatcagacctagccCAAAAATGGCATCTAATTAAGCAGCACACAGCCCCAGTGAGCCCACATTCAGCTCTTTTTGATGCATTTGATCCTTCTGTGGCTTCtacagaagatgaagaagatagGCTTAGAGAGAGACGAAGGCTCAGTATTGAGGAAGGGGTTGATCCTCCTCCTAATGCTCAGATACATACTTTTGAAGCTATGGCACAGGTTAACCCCTTATATAAACTAGGGCCAAAGCTGGCCCCTGGCATGTCTGAGCTAACTGGAGACAGTAATTCAACACCACAGGGAAGTTGTGCTCTGGAGGAAGATACCACAACCCTCTGCTTGCAATCGCGCAGACAAAAACAACGACAGACATCTGGAGACAGCCATAGCCACATCAGCAGACAAGGAGCTTGGAAAGTACATACTCAGATTGATTACATACACTGCCTTGTGCCGGATTTGCTGCAAATTACCGGTAATCCATGTTACTGGGGTGTAATGGACCGCTATGAAGCCGAAGCACTTCTGGAAGGAAAACCTGAAGGCACTTTTTTGCTCAGGGACTCTGCTCAAGAAGACTACCTCTTCTCTGTGAGCTTCCGCCGTTACAACCGGTCTCTACATGCACGCATTGAACAATGGAACCATAActtcagttttgatgctcacgaCCCTTGTGTATTTCACTCCTCCACTGTTACTGGGCTCCTAGAACACTACAAAGATCCCAGCTCGTGCATGTTTTTTGAACCATTGCTTACAGTTTCTCTTAACAGGTCTTTCCCTTTTAGTTTGCAGTATATCTGCCGGTCAGTGATCTGCAGGTACACTACGTATGATGGGATTGATTGTCTCCCTTTGCCAGCAATGTTGCAGGACTTCTTAAAGGAATATCACTATAAGCAAAAAGTTCGAGTGCGATGGTTGGAGCGGGAACCAATTAAGATAAAATGA